The following coding sequences are from one Hydra vulgaris chromosome 04, alternate assembly HydraT2T_AEP window:
- the LOC136079407 gene encoding uncharacterized protein LOC136079407 produces the protein MARATAFNRYTVGEFFTNLKDVRLRHKFQPQNIYNVDETTVQKPVKVIAEKGDKQVGRITSAERGTLVTVCCAVNAIGNSIPPFFIFPRVHFKGSMLNGGPPGCVGVANPSGWMNCAMFFEWMKHFIQNVKCSPANPVLLLLDNHESHVSIVCLDLAKKNGITMLSFPPHCSHKLQPLDRSVYGPLKRYYNTACDDWVVSNPRPMTIYDIAAVVRKAYAQAFTLSIISAGFAVAGIEPFNPNIFSDNEFLASYVTDCPEPITANPSPGIIDPVSAIVHAPAFNQSLMSSLSSRPACSVLPIQPISDPVSQLSSVSINISHQASLEKIRPFPKAGSRKFIKGRKRQCTRILTDTPVRNELNRLQEMKKKSQSKKKKYEKQNKIFMTRKRKLDLESNEKKNVESQ, from the coding sequence ATGGCACGAGCAACTGCTTTTAATCGTTATACAGTCGGAGAATTTTTCACCAATCTAAAAGATGTTCGTCTGCGACACAAATTTCAGccacaaaacatatataatgttgatgagaCAACCGTTCAAAAACCAGTTAAAGTAATTGCTGAAAAAGGAGATAAACAAGTTGGAAGGATAACTTCAGCAGAAAGAGGGACATTGGTAACAGTTTGTTGTGCAGTTAATGCAATAGGAAACTCAATCCccccattttttatttttccaagagTTCATTTCAAAGGAAGTATGTTAAATGGTGGTCCACCTGGATGTGTTGGGGTTGCAAACCCATCTGGCTGGATGAATTGTGCAATGTTTTTTGAGtggatgaaacattttattcaaaatgtgaaATGTTCACCAGCTAATCCAGTGCTTTTACTTCTTGACAACCATGAGAGCCATGTTTCAATTGTGTGTTTagatttagctaaaaaaaatggcaTAACTATGCTGTCCTTTCCACCACATTGTAGTCACAAGCTGCAGCCATTAGATCGGTCAGTTTATGGGCCTTTGAAACGTTATTACAATACAGCCTGTGATGATTGGGTTGTATCTAATCCAAGACCGATGACCATATATGATATAGCTGCAGTTGTAAGGAAAGCTTATGCACAAGCTTTTACTTTGTCTATTATTTCTGCAGGATTTGCTGTGGCAGGAATTGAACCCTTTAATCCTAACATATTTTCTGATAATGAGTTTTTGGCTTCATATGTAACAGATTGTCCAGAACCTATTACTGCTAACCCATCTCCAGGTATTATTGATCCAGTTTCTGCTATTGTTCATGCCCCAGCTTTTAATCAATCATTGATGTCAAGTCTGTCATCAAGGCCAGCTTGTAGTGTATTGCCAATTCAGCCTATATCTGACCCTGTAAGTCAACTATCCAGTGTTTCTATTAATATCTCTCATCAAGCAAGTCTAGAAAAAATTAGGCCATTTCCGAAAGCTGGATCAAGGAAGTTCATTAAAGGACGTAAGCGTCAGTGTACCCGAATACTCACAGACACCCCTGTTCGAAATGAACTAAATAGGCTTcaggaaatgaaaaaaaagtctcagtcaaaaaagaaaaaatatgaaaagcaaaataAGATCTTCATGACAAGGAAAAGAAAACTTGATcttgaaagtaatgaaaaaaaaaacgttgagtctcagtaa